One region of Anoplopoma fimbria isolate UVic2021 breed Golden Eagle Sablefish chromosome 10, Afim_UVic_2022, whole genome shotgun sequence genomic DNA includes:
- the LOC129097711 gene encoding C-type lectin domain family 1 member A-like: protein MPAGTVLDETMGVKNGSVLLKDGQQETERCWLSRYRELAHYFSLLCFLLVIVALLQTLCLVQITLVFRSQSTLQETKLRDATRRLEKLNQSYHLLFSQYPALNQYCPVSNSTTGDRACRPCPAGWTPQGHKCFQFSVDRADWISSQYRCMALGGAVATVRTEEEQVFLLNKAQSLSQGDSYWLGLRSSSSEEGWQWSDGSPVEKGTGFWEREPDNTENRELCGRLTPGGDYRRSWFSYRCSNLLRRICERRQATLQHSVSTVSTHWSQFREAHTLLVLCRNPAA from the exons ATGCCTGCTGGGACTGTGCTGGATGAAACTATGGGAGTGAAGAACGGATCGGTGCTGCTGAAGGACGgacaacaggaaacagaaagat GCTGGTTGAGTCGGTACAGAGAGCTGGCTCATtacttctctctgctctgctttctgCTCGTCATCGTCGCTCTGCTGCAGACTCTCTGCT TGGTTCAGATCACCCTGGTGTTCCGGTCGCAGTCGACGCTGCAGGAAACCAAACTGAGAGACGCGACGCGCAGACTGGAGAAGCTCAACCAGTCCTATCACCTCCTGTTCTCCCAGTATCCAGCTCTGAACCAGTACTGCCCAGTGAGCAACTCCACCACCGGGG ACAGAGCGTGCAGACCCTGTCCGGCCGGCTGGACGCCTCAGGGACACAAATGCTTCCAGTTCAGTGTGGACAGGGCCGACTGGATCAGCAGCCAGTACCGCTGCATGGCACTGGGTGGCGCTGTGGCCACAgtcaggacagaggaggagcag GTGTTTCTGTTGAATAAGGCCCAGAGTCTGAGCCAGGGAGACTCGTACTGGCTGGGCCTCAGGAGCAGCAGTAGTGAGGAAGGCTGGCAGTGGAGCGACGGCTCCCCGGTGGAGAAAGGGACGGG gTTTTGGGAGCGTGAGCCCGATAACACAGAGAACAGGGAGCTGTGTGGTCGACTCACACCGGGAGGAGACTACAGGAGGAGCTGGTTCTCCTACAGATGCTCCAACCTGCTGAGGAGGATCTGTGAGAGGAGGCAAGCTACTCTaca ACACTCTGTCTCCACTGTGTCCACTCACTGGTCCCAGTTCAGAGAGGCTCACACTCTGCTGGTTCTCTGCAGAAACCCAGCAGcctga
- the LOC129096966 gene encoding cytochrome c oxidase subunit 6B1-like, with amino-acid sequence MEEKIKNYRTAPFDARFPNTNQTRNCFQNYLDFHRCNKALSAKDQDTAPCEWYQRVYKSLCPMSWVQKWDEQLEAGSFPGKI; translated from the exons atggaggagaagatcaAGAACTACAGGACTGCTCCGTTCGACGCCCGCTTCCCCAACACCAACCAGACCCGCAACTGTTTCCAGAACTACCTGG atttcCACAGATGCAACAAAGCTCTGTCCGCCAAAGACCAGGACACGGCTCCCTGTGAGTGGTACCAGAGGGTCTACAAGAGCCTCTGCCCCATGAGCTGG GTTCAGAAATGGGACGAGCAGCTGGAGGCGGGAAGTTTCCCCGGAAAGATCTGA
- the LOC129097712 gene encoding solute carrier family 2, facilitated glucose transporter member 1-like — MGDGRRLSSRDALLRCETSIKGGRTLLQITQGRLCSAPGDPLFENDKPQKQVTGYLLFSLGTAVIGSLQFGYNTGVINAPEQKLRSFFNDTWVERYGVPITPGVCTIVWSVSVAIFSVGGMVGSFSVGVMANRFGRRRSMFLVNCLAVIGGLLMGFSTICSSYEMVIAGRLVIGLFCGLFTGLTPMYVGEVSPTPLRGAFGTLHQLGVVIGILIAQVFGLEALLGSAKLWPLLLSLTVAPAVLQCILLPFCPESPRFLLINLKQEEKARKALVRLRGSEDVSKDMQEMKEESAKMAMEKKVTIFELFRSPAYRQPLLIAVMLQLSQQLSGINAVFYYSTGIFESAGVKQPIYATIGAGIVNVIFTVVSLFLVEKAGRRTLHLLGLGGMAISALLMTISLLLKHIPVMSYMAIIAVMLFVAMFELGPGPIPWFIVAELFSQGPRPAAMAVAGCCNWTANFLVGMSFPKLVEWCGPWVFLIFTAFLVLFFIFTFIKVPETRGKTFDEIAQCFGSPPPNSSVEDPPASASTATTLPASPVKEKVPLVEAVVEAAAPPSATESTPLQDKSKSTAQERVEQL; from the exons ATGGGAGATGGACGCCGCCTCTCCTCACGGGATGCG CTGCTCCGGTGTGAGACGAGCATAAAGGGAGGCAGGACTCTGCTGCAGATCACACAGGGTCGTCTCTGCTCTGCCCCAG GGGACCcactttttgaaaatgacaaacca CAGAAGCAGGTAACGGGTTATCTCCTGTTCTCCCTCGGCACCGCTGTCATCGGCTCTCTGCAGTTTGGTTACAACACCGGAGTCATCAACGCTCCGGAGCAG AAACTCCGATCCTTCTTCAACGATACCTGGGTGGAGCGTTATGGCGTGCCCATCACCCCAGGGGTCTGCACCATCGTCTGGAGCGTCTCCGTCGCCATCTTCAGTGTGGGCGGCATGGTGGGCTCCTTCAGCGTGGGCGTCATGGCAAACCGATTTGGCAG gcgTCGCTCCATGTTCCTGGTGAACTGCCTGGCGGTGATCGGCGGCCTCCTCATGGGCTTCTCCACCATCTGCTCCTCCTATGAGATGGTGATCGCCGGTCGCCTGGTCATCGGGCTGTTCTGCGGTCTCTTCACCGGCCTGACCCCCATGTACGTGGGCGAGGTGTCACCCACGCCCCTCCGTGGGGCCTTCGGCACCCTCCACCAGCTCGGTGTGGTGATCGGCATCCTGATTGCTCAG GTCTTTGGTCTGGAGGCTCTGCTGGGCTCGGCCAAGCTGTGGCCCCTGCTGCTGTCCCTCACTGTGGCCCCGGCTGTGCTGCAGTGCATCCTGCTGCCCTTCTGTCCAGAGAGCCCTCGCTTCCTCCTCATCAACCTGAAACAGGAGGAGAAGGCACGCAAAG CGCTGGTGCGTCTGCGTGGCAGCGAGGATGTGAGTAAAGACATgcaggagatgaaggaggagagcGCTAAGATGGCCATGGAGAAGAAGGTGACCATCTTCGAGCTCTTCCGCTCGCCGGCGTACCGACAGCCCCTCCTCATCGCCGTCATGCTGCAGCTCTCCCAGCAGCTGTCAGGGATCAACGct GTGTTCTACTACTCGACAGGCATCTTTGAGTCGGCCGGTGTGAAGCAGCCCATCTACGCCACCATCGGAGCCGGCATCGTCAACGTCATCTTCACCGTCGTTTCC CTCTTCCTGGTGGAGAAGGCCGGACGAAGGACTCTGCACCTCCTGGGATTGGGTGGAATGGCCATCAGCGCTCTGCTCATGACCATCTCCCTCCTGCTG aaacacattcccGTTATGAGCTACATGGCCATCATCGCCGTCATGCTTTTCGTGGCTATGTTTGAGCTGGGCCCCGGTCCCATCCCATGGTTCATTGTGGCCGAGCTCTTCTCTCAGGGGCCACGCCCGGCCGCCATGGCTGTGGCCGGCTGCTGCAACTGGACGGCCAACTTCCTGGTTGGGATGAGCTTCCCCAAACTGGTG GAGTGGTGCGGGCCTTGGGTCTTCCTCATCTTCACGGCCTTCCTCGTCCTCTTTTTCATCTTCACCTTCATCAAAGTCCCGGAGACAAGGGGCAAGACCTTCGACGAGATCGCCCAATGCTTCGGGAGCCCTCCTCCCAACTCCTCCGTCGAGGACCCTCCCGCCAGCGCCAGCACCGCCACCACGCTCCCCGCCTCTCCGGTGAAGGAGAAGGTCCCGTTGGTGGAGGCGGTGGTGGAGGCAGCAGCTCCGCCTTCCGCCACCGAGAGCACGCCGCTTCAAGATAAATCAAAATCCACGGCGCAGGAGAGAGTAGAGCAGCTGTAG